A single region of the Labrus bergylta chromosome 10, fLabBer1.1, whole genome shotgun sequence genome encodes:
- the LOC109987917 gene encoding carbohydrate sulfotransferase 15-like produces the protein MDTSGHTHSYGCCFDRKIVSCVLFLHASSMSLSDYKYRNITQTDYNHIHTLLIGENYGKRPVRTFFDFRHTNPPENLDTKWSPLVLLTNLRSISKVKVVSFLMGLTLMFLIMASYTLTWDKKGLLLTPSPDQIRPVFVPTCTAVADVSSENTSKDIKLLVKSIRSKLEYTPRKVPDEKDVIERDSHLFSVIPRHFLPNMKSPCWYEEFSGELSSDPYRRNLFTLRSKSFKTICDHLRTNFQQHLHHRDGKLFRLRCLPFFYIIGQPKCGTTDLFHRLLLHPEVKFNTMKEPHWWTRKRFGYIRFKDGFQENFPVEDYLDLFDLAAHKLQEVISGNSSGDHRALQLITGEASASTMWDNQAWSYLDGEKEVTEPPFLVQDFIHTVQPGAKIIIMLRDPVERLYSDYLYFKMANKSAEDFHQKVIDSVHLFQSCLSEGTLRSCVYNTSLSNAMPVRLNLGMYIIFLLDWLTVFQREQILVLRLEDYAANLKVTIKQVFDFLSLGPLSEQLEAALTKRAMSNTRRAADRNLGPMRPATRDLLREFHQPLNQKLASVLDNKAFLWSSS, from the exons ATGGACAcatcaggacacacacactcctatgGGTGCTGCTTTGACAGAAAAATAGTTTCCTGCGTCCTTTTTCTACATGCCTCCAGTATGTCACTATCAGACTACAAATATAGGAACATAACACAAACGGACTAtaatcacattcacaccttGCTCATCGGTGAGAACTATGGGAAAAGACCTGTCAGAACTTTTTTTGACTTTCGGCACACTAACCCGCCTGAAAATCTCGATACAAAGTGGTCTCCTCTGGTGTTGCTGACTAACCTGCGGAGCATCTCAAAAGTCAAAGTGGTGAGCTTCCTGATGGGCCTGACGCTTATGTTCCTCATCATGGCTTCCTACACCCTGACATGGGACAAGAAAGGACTTCTGTTGACCCCCTCACCCGATCAGATCAGACCTGTGTTTGTTCCGACATGCACGGCAGTCGCTGACGTTTCCTCTGAAAACACCTCAAAGGACATAAAACTGCTGGTGAAGAGCATCCGCTCCAAACTGGAATACACACCCAGGAAGGTGCCGGATGAAAAGGATGTCATTGAAAGAGACTCCCAT ctgtTCTCTGTGATTCCTCGCCATTTCCTTCCCAACATGAAAAGCCCTTGCTGGTACGAGGAGTTTTCGGGTGAACTCAGCTCTGATCCATACAGGAGGAACCTCTTCACCCTGCGCTCAAAGAGCTTCAAAACCATCTGCGACCACCTGAGGACAAACTTTCAACAGCACTTACACCACAGAGACGGCAAACTGTTTCGTCTACGTTGCCTGCCGTTCTTTTACATCATCGGCCAACCAAAGTGCGGAACGACCGACTTGTtccacaggctgctgctgcatccAGAGGTCAAGTTCAACACCATGAAGGAGCCTCACTGGTGGACCAGGAAACGCTTTG GTTATATACGTTTCAAAGATGGCTTCCAGGAAAATTTTCCTGTGGAAGATTACCTGGATCTGTTTGACTTGGCAGCCCACAAACTCCAAGAAGTAATCAGTGGAAATTCATCTGGAGACCACCGAGCACTCCAGCTCATAACAG GTGAAGCCAGTGCATCGACTATGTGGGACAACCAAGCGTGGAGCTATCTTGACGGAGAGAAGGAGGTGACAGAGCCTCCGTTCTTGGTCCAGGATTTCATCCACACAGTTCAGCCTGGTGCCAAAATCATCATCATGCTGAGAGATCCAGTAGAGAG GCTCTATTCTGACTACCTGTACTTTAAGATGGCCAACAAATCAGCAGAAGACTTCCATCAGAAGGTCATCGACTCTGTTCACTTATTTCAGTCCTGTTTGTCTGAGGGGACGCTTCGGTCCTGCGTCTACAACACCAGCCTGTCCAACGCAATGCCG GTAAGGCTAAACTTGGGGATGTACATCATCTTCTTATTGGACTGGCTGACAGTTTTCCAAAGGGAGCAGATTCTTGTTCTCCGACTTGAGGACTACGCAGCTAACCTGAAAGTGACAATAAAGCAAGTCTTTGATTTTCTCAGTTTAG GTCCTCTGTCGGAGCAGCTGGAGGCAGCACTGACCAAACGAGCCATGTCTAACACCCGGCGGGCGGCCGACAGAAACCTGGGCCCGATGCGTCCAGCAACCAGAGACCTCCTCAGGGAATTTCACCAGCCTTTAAACCAGAAACTGGCCAGTGTGCTGGACAACAAGGCCTTTCTCTGGAGCAGCTCCTGA
- the LOC109987924 gene encoding G-protein coupled receptor 26-like, which yields MDAADVAASVLVLGIIIVSLLSNVVVLICFLYNPEIRKQVPGLFILNLTFCNLLLSVSNMPLTLVGLITTGHPGGSVFCQIVGFLDTFLTTNSMLSMAALSIDRWVAVVFPLSYHSRIRHRDAVIALGYTWIHSLCFSVVATCRSWVGYHHLYASCTLCNVRAKGAGMQFILFTVALHSLTFLLTLIVLCVTYLKVLKVARFHCKRIDVITMQTLVLLVDIHPSVRQKCLDEQKRRRLRATKKISTFIGTFVVCFSPYVITRIVELFAPGPISPHWCVLSKCLAYSKAASDPFVYSLLRHQYRKTCSLLANKVLKRSQLNSSSLRIESNAGRSSNNANTTNNIQPPTNKPAGQ from the exons ATGGACGCAGCAGACGTAGCCGCTTCCGTGTTGGTTTTGGGAATTATAATCGTGTCGCTGCTGTCCAACGTTGTGGTGCTGATCTGCTTTCTGTACAACCCGGAGATCCGCAAACAGGTACCCGGTCTTTTCATCCTCAACTTGACATTTTGCAACTTGTTGCTAAGCGTGTCCAACATGCCTCTAACTCTCGTCGGGCTCATCACCACGGGCCACCCTGGAGGCAGCGTCTTTTGTCAGATAGTGGGATTCCTCGACACTTTTCTCACCACAAACTCAATGCTCAGCATGGCAGCTCTCAGCATCGATAGGTGGGTGGCGGTGGTGTTCCCGCTGAGCTACCACTCCAGGATTCGGCACCGGGATGCAGTGATCGCGCTCGGATACACGTGGATACACTCTCTTTGCTTCTCAGTGGTGGCCACCTGCCGCTCCTGGGTCGGGTACCACCACCTTTACGCATCGTGCACCCTCTGCAATGTGAGGGCGAAGGGAGCAGGGATGCAGTTTATCCTTTTCACCGTGGCTCTGCACTCTCTCACTTTCCTCCTCACGCTCATCGTGTTGTGTGTAACCTATCTTAAAGTGTTGAAAGTTGCGAGGTTTCACTGTAAACGCATCGACGTGATCACGATGCAGACGTTGGTGCTGCTTGTGGATATTCACCCCAG TGTGCGGCAGAAATGCTTGGATGAACAGAAGCGGAGGAGGCTGAGGGCCACCAAGAAGATCAGCACGTTCATCGGCACATTTGTGGTGTGCTTCAGCCCTTATGTCATTACAAG AATCGTCGAGCTCTTTGCTCCAGGGCCCATAAGCCCTCACTGGTGCGTGCTGTCCAAATGCTTGGCCTACAGCAAGGCAGCAAGCGACCCATTTGTCTACTCGCTGCTCCGTCACCAGTACAGGAAGACGTGCAGCCTGCTGGCTAACAAAGTCCTCAAGAGGAGTCAGCTCAACTCATCCTCCCTCAGGATTGAGAGCAACGCAGGGAGGAGCAGCAACAACGCAAACACAACCAACAACATCCAACCGCCCACCAACAAGCCAGCCGGACAGTGA